One segment of Marinobacter sediminum DNA contains the following:
- a CDS encoding arginine N-succinyltransferase → MSETTEDKTASAPPPAKKGFSGFHVFGIVLLTIVATVGVGYWWLSHYVFPENFDPVTLNASEQDSLNTKLNTLGIDTQGGESGRPLQPVPYSEDGASREVRFSERELNGMLANNTDLAQRLAVDLSDNLLSALLLVPLEEDFPVLGGRTLRVNAGVELSFANGRPLVKLKGVSLMGVPIPNAWLGNLKNVDLVNEFGANPGFWQSFAAGVDYIQVEDGRLLVRLKE, encoded by the coding sequence ATGAGTGAGACAACCGAGGATAAAACAGCATCAGCGCCGCCGCCCGCAAAGAAGGGCTTCAGTGGCTTCCACGTCTTTGGCATTGTCCTGCTCACCATCGTTGCCACCGTAGGCGTTGGTTACTGGTGGTTAAGCCACTATGTTTTTCCTGAAAACTTCGACCCCGTAACTCTGAATGCCAGTGAACAGGATTCACTCAACACCAAGCTGAATACTCTGGGCATTGATACCCAGGGCGGCGAATCCGGCCGCCCGTTGCAGCCGGTACCCTACAGCGAGGACGGCGCCAGCCGGGAGGTACGCTTCAGCGAGCGGGAACTCAACGGTATGCTGGCCAATAACACCGACCTGGCTCAGAGACTCGCAGTCGACCTTTCGGACAATCTGCTGAGTGCCCTCCTTCTGGTGCCTCTTGAAGAGGACTTCCCTGTACTCGGCGGCAGAACCCTGCGAGTAAATGCTGGTGTAGAACTCTCCTTTGCCAACGGTCGACCCCTGGTTAAGTTAAAAGGCGTCAGCCTCATGGGCGTACCCATTCCGAATGCCTGGCTGGGTAACCTCAAGAATGTGGACCTGGTTAACGAGTTCGGCGCCAACCCGGGATTCTGGCAATCCTTTGCAGCGGGTGTGGATTATATACAGGTTGAGGATGGCCGGTTGCTTGTCCGGCTTAAGGAATAG
- a CDS encoding c-type cytochrome: MHGRDGFTCGLFGFSLLILLMPTIGAANEAGKKLAQQGGEGVQACSSCHGAQGGGNAAAGWPRLAGLNADYMAQQLTAMANGTRSNPIMAPIASALSEQQRGDVAEYFASLKPPTMAPGGEVDQKTLHRGETLAQRGDWQQGIPACTSCHGLQGQGVGVAFPSIAGQPAMYLQNQIKAWQSGSRHNDPNGLMASVAKRLSDEDSQAVTAWFASLPAKPSNNDQ, from the coding sequence ATGCACGGTCGCGACGGCTTTACGTGTGGACTGTTTGGTTTCTCACTTCTGATACTGTTGATGCCCACCATAGGTGCGGCCAACGAAGCAGGGAAAAAACTGGCGCAACAGGGCGGTGAAGGGGTGCAAGCCTGTTCTTCCTGTCACGGCGCGCAGGGCGGTGGGAATGCAGCCGCCGGATGGCCGCGCTTGGCGGGGTTGAATGCCGATTATATGGCCCAGCAACTCACAGCAATGGCTAACGGCACTCGGAGTAACCCGATTATGGCCCCCATCGCCTCTGCGCTTTCAGAACAGCAGCGTGGGGATGTCGCGGAATACTTCGCCAGCCTGAAACCTCCGACCATGGCACCCGGTGGGGAAGTGGATCAGAAAACCCTGCATCGGGGGGAGACGCTCGCTCAGCGCGGAGACTGGCAACAGGGTATTCCCGCTTGTACCTCCTGCCACGGCCTCCAGGGTCAAGGCGTGGGTGTCGCTTTCCCATCGATTGCGGGGCAACCGGCAATGTACCTCCAAAACCAGATCAAGGCCTGGCAGTCCGGCAGCCGCCACAACGACCCCAATGGCTTGATGGCATCGGTTGCAAAACGCCTCAGTGACGAAGATAGCCAGGCGGTGACCGCCTGGTTTGCCTCGTTGCCCGCCAAACCTTCCAATAACGATCAATAA
- a CDS encoding OmpP1/FadL family transporter — protein MLRKQGEADAKTGQGDCGRVPARRFASAPTINMDRSSLILFGHELGDRSVRVCLKSDNQEYAYRESQMNTSFKSAAAFIAVGAVGLAPTALNAASFQILEQSPARLGTAFAGTASIADDASTVFFNPAGMARLDGRQISAAGHLILVESKFTNTGSTAATGGPLPGKDGKTDKPGFVPNFYYVQPLAERWWFGLGINAPYGLASDYDSDWVGRYHATESELSVISINPTLAYAVNDQLSLGFGLSYQRAETTLRNQVDSFNTCIAAGGSGAYCMGLHGGSGNQASDSSAKVEGNDSDIVADLSIHWLPLPQTRIGLTWRQGANFTLEGDASFTPSSSCAADPFCSGTLQVLGGSVEADVELPDTITLSASHQLNEHWQLHGDVAWTEWSTIQEVNIVNISNGVSVTTLDLNYDDTMRYAVGASFTPDNAWTWRFGVAVDEAPQTDKQYVSPRIPDADRVWVSTGFNFAFSPDASVDVGYAHLFIDDTRIDSVQQGNQLAGQFKANVNIIGVQGNWRF, from the coding sequence GTGCTTCGAAAACAAGGAGAAGCTGATGCCAAGACAGGCCAGGGTGATTGTGGCCGGGTTCCCGCCCGGAGGTTCGCCAGCGCACCGACCATCAACATGGATAGAAGTAGTCTGATCCTGTTCGGGCATGAACTGGGTGACCGGTCTGTGAGGGTATGCCTGAAATCAGACAATCAGGAATACGCGTACAGGGAGAGTCAGATGAACACATCCTTCAAATCTGCCGCCGCATTCATTGCTGTTGGTGCAGTCGGGCTTGCACCCACGGCCTTAAACGCAGCCTCTTTCCAGATTCTCGAGCAAAGTCCCGCCCGACTGGGCACTGCCTTCGCGGGAACAGCCTCTATCGCTGACGATGCTAGCACCGTTTTCTTCAACCCTGCGGGCATGGCCCGGCTCGACGGTCGCCAGATCTCGGCGGCGGGACACTTGATACTGGTCGAGTCCAAATTCACCAACACTGGCTCTACTGCGGCGACGGGTGGCCCGTTGCCGGGCAAGGACGGCAAGACAGACAAGCCGGGATTTGTGCCGAATTTCTACTACGTGCAGCCATTGGCTGAGCGCTGGTGGTTTGGTTTAGGCATTAACGCCCCCTATGGCCTGGCCAGCGACTATGACTCCGACTGGGTTGGCCGATACCATGCAACCGAAAGCGAGCTTTCGGTCATCAGCATCAACCCCACACTGGCGTACGCCGTCAACGACCAGCTGTCGCTAGGGTTCGGCCTGAGTTATCAGCGCGCGGAAACCACACTCCGGAATCAGGTTGACTCCTTCAACACCTGCATTGCCGCTGGCGGTTCCGGTGCCTACTGCATGGGCCTACATGGTGGGTCGGGCAATCAGGCGTCGGACAGCAGTGCCAAGGTCGAGGGTAATGACAGCGACATCGTTGCTGATCTGAGCATCCATTGGCTGCCGCTTCCACAAACACGCATTGGACTGACCTGGCGCCAGGGCGCGAACTTTACCCTGGAAGGTGATGCCAGTTTCACCCCGTCTTCAAGCTGCGCCGCAGACCCGTTCTGTAGCGGCACACTTCAGGTATTGGGTGGCAGTGTCGAAGCCGATGTCGAGCTACCGGACACCATTACACTGAGCGCATCACACCAGCTCAACGAGCATTGGCAGCTCCATGGCGATGTGGCTTGGACCGAATGGAGCACCATACAAGAAGTCAATATCGTCAACATCAGCAACGGCGTGTCCGTGACAACGCTGGACCTCAACTACGACGACACCATGCGCTACGCCGTCGGAGCGAGCTTCACTCCGGATAATGCCTGGACATGGCGTTTCGGCGTTGCGGTTGATGAGGCACCTCAAACGGACAAGCAGTATGTGTCACCCCGGATACCGGATGCAGATCGCGTCTGGGTGAGCACGGGCTTTAACTTCGCTTTCTCGCCGGACGCCTCGGTGGATGTCGGGTACGCGCACCTTTTCATCGACGATACCCGGATTGACTCCGTTCAACAGGGCAATCAGCTTGCGGGTCAGTTCAAGGCCAATGTGAACATTATTGGCGTCCAGGGTAACTGGCGGTTTTAA
- a CDS encoding SDR family NAD(P)-dependent oxidoreductase has protein sequence MTFDFNDRRVIVAGGSKGIGRAIALGFARAGARVSVCARGQASLDALAEEVAGEGLAALHLAPCDISDKTALETYLQSAMDELGGLDVLVNCASAFGREDNEEGWLSSVEVDLMGTVRAGHICLPALKETGGTIINIASIAALHASTRTAPYAAIKAAVAHYTGSLAVTMAPHKVRVNGIAPGSIEFPGGVWDQARQNNPELYQRIRGGIPFGRLGTPEEVADVALFLASDMARWITGQTLVVDGGQVLS, from the coding sequence ATGACGTTTGATTTCAACGACCGGCGCGTCATCGTCGCTGGCGGCAGCAAAGGTATTGGCCGGGCCATCGCGTTGGGATTTGCCCGAGCCGGTGCCCGCGTTTCCGTATGCGCACGCGGGCAGGCGTCCCTGGACGCGCTGGCGGAAGAGGTGGCAGGCGAGGGGCTGGCGGCGCTGCATTTGGCCCCCTGCGACATCAGCGACAAGACCGCGCTGGAGACCTATCTGCAGAGCGCCATGGACGAGTTGGGTGGCCTGGATGTGCTGGTCAATTGCGCCTCGGCGTTCGGGCGGGAGGACAACGAAGAAGGCTGGCTGAGCAGTGTTGAAGTGGATCTGATGGGCACGGTTCGCGCCGGCCATATCTGCCTGCCGGCGCTTAAGGAAACCGGGGGCACGATCATCAATATTGCCTCCATCGCCGCCTTGCACGCCTCGACACGCACCGCCCCCTACGCAGCCATCAAGGCCGCGGTCGCTCACTACACCGGCAGCCTGGCGGTGACCATGGCCCCGCATAAAGTGCGTGTTAATGGCATTGCACCTGGCTCGATCGAGTTTCCGGGCGGCGTGTGGGATCAGGCCCGGCAGAACAATCCAGAGCTCTACCAGCGTATTCGCGGAGGGATTCCCTTCGGGCGCCTGGGCACGCCGGAGGAAGTCGCCGACGTCGCGTTATTCCTGGCCTCCGATATGGCCCGCTGGATTACCGGCCAGACACTGGTGGTGGACGGCGGCCAGGTCCTGTCCTGA
- a CDS encoding c-type cytochrome, producing MTAKDSKHPLRGIRSPLLPAVLALFVLSVNAQVDETLTEQVELEPAPEAGAEGYHQPPSLDDIPEGPFGDSVRSGWEAFVNTRQHPEAKRFVGNKQNCGNCHLAGGLAANSAPMWGAWGIYPKYRGKNDHVNTMDERIRGCFTYSMNANSSEAGGPPEPDSQVLKDLQTFFFWSAQGAPIGKNLPGRGYAAVPEPQNGSSVSRGEEVYQNQCSICHGSDGSGKFADDGRQIFPPLWGAGAYNWGAGMHRINTAAAFIKYNMPLGKASPVEKEAVLTDQQAWDVAAYINSHERPQDPRWEGNKASTDEKWHTHQCLYNETVRGHTLGDGAG from the coding sequence ATGACAGCAAAGGACAGCAAACACCCCCTTCGTGGCATCCGGAGTCCGCTGTTGCCAGCGGTCCTGGCGCTCTTTGTACTTTCAGTGAATGCCCAGGTTGATGAGACGCTCACTGAGCAGGTGGAACTTGAACCGGCTCCAGAAGCCGGTGCGGAGGGGTACCATCAGCCCCCAAGCCTCGACGATATTCCCGAGGGGCCGTTCGGTGACAGCGTGCGCAGCGGTTGGGAGGCATTCGTGAATACGCGCCAGCACCCGGAAGCCAAGCGCTTTGTGGGCAACAAGCAGAATTGCGGCAATTGCCATCTGGCCGGCGGTCTCGCCGCTAACTCCGCTCCCATGTGGGGCGCGTGGGGTATTTATCCTAAATACCGGGGCAAGAACGATCACGTCAATACCATGGATGAACGTATTCGCGGCTGCTTCACCTACTCGATGAATGCGAACAGTTCGGAGGCCGGGGGGCCACCCGAGCCCGATAGCCAGGTGCTCAAGGATCTGCAAACGTTCTTTTTCTGGTCGGCCCAGGGGGCACCTATTGGCAAGAATCTGCCTGGACGCGGTTATGCGGCTGTTCCCGAACCCCAAAACGGAAGCAGCGTGAGCCGTGGTGAGGAGGTGTACCAGAATCAATGCAGCATTTGCCATGGCAGTGACGGCAGTGGAAAATTCGCGGACGATGGCCGCCAGATTTTCCCGCCACTTTGGGGTGCCGGAGCCTACAACTGGGGGGCTGGAATGCACCGGATCAACACAGCGGCTGCCTTCATCAAATACAACATGCCTCTTGGGAAAGCCAGTCCTGTGGAGAAGGAAGCCGTTCTCACGGACCAGCAAGCCTGGGATGTGGCTGCCTACATCAACAGTCACGAACGGCCTCAAGATCCCCGGTGGGAAGGCAACAAGGCTAGCACGGACGAGAAATGGCACACGCACCAATGCCTCTACAACGAGACCGTTAGAGGACATACGTTGGGCGACGGCGCGGGTTAG
- a CDS encoding HlyD family secretion protein yields MDLLLLLTYSAICIFIFKVFRIPLNKWTVPTAVLGGLVLVGTLVLLMNYNHPFTHKARQVFVVTPIVPEIKARVVDVLVSPNTPLQQGEPMIVLDDTRVMARIRQLEAQLADTGQGVASNVASVSEARARVAQVTAIRDQALQTLRRYEGAASAFSQQQIDTQRQRLVASNADLDAARAALERAEAQLSGSVDGQDPAVAAIEAQLEEARFDLENTILRAPTDGFVTQLAVRPGMMAVPFPLRPVANFVNKEERRFVAAFRQQSLLRLKPGYEAELTFTALPGEVFPARVVEVLPAVAEAQLAAGQQLIGGEAFRRMNNETLVVLEMEDVSAIEDLPLGVSAQVAVYSDHVSHVAIMRKILLRMLSWQHYLYLDH; encoded by the coding sequence ATGGACCTTCTTCTGCTTCTGACCTATTCCGCTATCTGTATTTTTATCTTCAAGGTATTTCGAATTCCTCTCAATAAATGGACTGTCCCTACTGCTGTACTTGGTGGTTTGGTTCTTGTCGGCACGCTGGTGTTGTTAATGAATTACAACCACCCGTTTACCCACAAGGCGAGGCAGGTTTTCGTGGTGACTCCCATCGTGCCGGAGATTAAAGCCAGGGTCGTAGATGTTCTGGTATCGCCCAACACACCCCTTCAGCAGGGGGAGCCCATGATCGTTCTCGACGACACTCGGGTCATGGCCCGTATCCGCCAGCTGGAAGCCCAACTGGCAGATACAGGCCAGGGTGTGGCCTCTAATGTCGCCAGTGTCTCCGAGGCCCGTGCCAGAGTCGCTCAGGTGACAGCGATAAGGGACCAGGCGTTGCAAACCCTGCGCCGGTACGAAGGGGCGGCCTCCGCTTTCAGCCAACAACAGATCGACACCCAGCGTCAAAGGTTGGTGGCCAGCAATGCAGATCTCGATGCGGCCAGGGCGGCATTGGAAAGAGCGGAGGCGCAGCTGAGCGGCTCGGTGGATGGCCAGGATCCGGCCGTGGCGGCCATAGAGGCTCAGCTGGAGGAAGCTCGTTTTGATCTCGAGAACACCATTCTGCGGGCACCAACGGACGGCTTCGTGACTCAGTTGGCGGTTAGGCCGGGAATGATGGCGGTGCCGTTCCCGCTCAGGCCAGTGGCCAACTTTGTAAATAAAGAGGAGCGCCGTTTCGTGGCTGCTTTTCGCCAGCAATCACTGTTGCGCCTGAAGCCAGGGTACGAGGCAGAGCTGACCTTCACCGCGTTGCCCGGCGAGGTTTTTCCAGCCCGGGTGGTTGAGGTGCTTCCTGCCGTCGCAGAAGCACAGCTCGCTGCGGGGCAACAGTTAATCGGTGGCGAAGCGTTCCGGAGAATGAACAATGAGACGCTGGTTGTCCTGGAAATGGAGGATGTCAGCGCGATCGAGGATCTACCTCTTGGAGTCAGTGCCCAAGTGGCGGTGTATTCCGATCACGTGAGTCATGTGGCGATCATGCGCAAGATCCTTCTCAGGATGTTGAGCTGGCAGCACTACCTTTATTTGGACCACTGA
- a CDS encoding formate/nitrite transporter family protein, whose protein sequence is MNDREAREAADEQESRVKAQDRESREQTPTPSEKSLTRKEREAVAEHTNLSSLTVYSIILREGENELKRPKSSLWWSGVAAGLGISTSVLVEGIIRANLGSDHPYLTLIASLGYSFGFVLVILCRLQLFTENTITVVLPVLAQPTRNRFYCSARLWAIVLGANVCGTFITAAIAVYGGILPADTLAAILEMSRHLATLTPAEALLRGIPSGFFIAAIVWMLPSAKRSEVLVIVMFTWLIAAGDFTHVIAGSNEIFTLVLSGEMSVFNALIYHISPVLIGNIIGGTGLFAMLAYAQVHEEM, encoded by the coding sequence ATGAATGACAGGGAAGCCAGGGAGGCTGCGGACGAGCAAGAGTCTCGAGTCAAGGCCCAGGATCGTGAATCCCGCGAACAGACACCGACGCCGAGCGAAAAGTCGCTGACTCGGAAAGAGCGTGAGGCCGTAGCCGAACATACCAATCTATCGTCGCTGACTGTCTACTCTATCATCCTGCGCGAGGGCGAAAATGAGCTTAAGCGCCCGAAAAGCTCGCTCTGGTGGTCCGGTGTGGCAGCAGGTCTCGGGATTTCGACCTCGGTCCTCGTCGAGGGCATTATCCGAGCCAATCTGGGCTCAGATCACCCCTACCTAACGTTGATTGCAAGCCTGGGCTACTCGTTCGGGTTTGTCCTCGTGATCCTGTGCCGGCTTCAACTGTTCACCGAGAACACCATCACCGTCGTGCTGCCGGTTCTGGCCCAGCCGACGCGCAACCGGTTCTATTGCAGTGCCCGCCTTTGGGCAATCGTGCTTGGGGCCAATGTCTGTGGCACGTTTATTACCGCCGCCATCGCCGTCTACGGGGGCATCCTTCCCGCCGACACCCTCGCGGCGATCCTGGAGATGTCGCGCCACCTGGCAACACTGACTCCGGCCGAGGCACTTTTGCGCGGTATTCCATCCGGCTTTTTCATAGCGGCTATTGTGTGGATGCTGCCTTCGGCGAAGAGATCCGAAGTGCTGGTTATCGTCATGTTTACCTGGCTGATTGCGGCGGGTGACTTTACCCATGTGATTGCCGGGTCAAACGAGATTTTCACGCTAGTGCTCAGTGGGGAAATGAGCGTCTTCAACGCCCTGATCTATCATATTTCCCCGGTACTCATCGGCAACATTATCGGTGGTACAGGTCTGTTCGCGATGCTGGCCTACGCCCAGGTTCACGAAGAAATGTGA
- a CDS encoding MOSC domain-containing protein: MPESTPLQTLLDTLPQCGRVEWIGIRPARGERMQVLERVTVTPGKGLDGDRFKGRDTSKRQVTLIQKEHLHAIASCLQREGIEPEVFRRNIVVSGLNLLALKGKRFRIGGVVLEYTGLCHPCSKMETALGPGGYNAMRGHGGITTRVVEGGELARGDEVQALLISQP, translated from the coding sequence ATGCCCGAATCGACCCCACTTCAAACCCTGCTGGACACACTTCCTCAATGCGGCCGCGTTGAGTGGATTGGAATCCGCCCTGCACGCGGTGAACGCATGCAGGTGCTCGAGAGGGTGACGGTTACCCCGGGCAAAGGACTGGACGGAGATCGATTCAAGGGCCGCGATACCAGCAAACGGCAGGTGACCCTGATCCAGAAAGAACACCTGCATGCCATTGCCTCTTGCCTGCAGCGAGAAGGCATTGAACCCGAGGTTTTCCGGCGCAACATCGTCGTCTCTGGCCTGAACCTGCTGGCCCTGAAAGGCAAAAGGTTCCGGATTGGTGGTGTGGTGCTGGAATACACGGGCCTGTGCCACCCCTGCAGCAAGATGGAGACGGCCCTGGGGCCCGGTGGGTACAACGCCATGCGTGGGCATGGCGGCATTACTACGCGGGTGGTTGAAGGGGGTGAGCTGGCTCGTGGTGACGAAGTGCAGGCGTTACTAATATCCCAGCCCTGA
- a CDS encoding DUF3302 domain-containing protein: MLSYVALFLLIFVVLVLFYGVIAIHDIPYEIAKHRDHPHQDAIHVAGWVSLFTLHAIWPFLWIWATIYRPDRGWGMQHSAERQSADETLLNELNKKLDEQARRLEFLEQKQGAE; this comes from the coding sequence ATGCTCAGTTACGTCGCTCTGTTCTTGTTGATTTTCGTGGTTTTAGTGTTGTTTTATGGCGTCATTGCCATCCACGACATTCCCTACGAAATTGCCAAACACCGTGATCATCCCCACCAGGACGCTATTCATGTAGCAGGCTGGGTCAGCTTATTTACCCTGCATGCTATTTGGCCGTTCCTGTGGATCTGGGCAACGATTTACCGGCCCGATCGTGGTTGGGGAATGCAGCATTCAGCGGAGCGGCAATCTGCGGATGAAACCCTGTTGAACGAGCTGAATAAAAAGCTGGACGAGCAAGCCAGGCGTCTGGAATTCCTCGAGCAGAAGCAGGGAGCTGAGTAA
- a CDS encoding MOSC domain-containing protein, with protein MIEIGTVSSVWRYPVKGMAGESLTKADIGSMGVSGDRILAVQDVARQEIQSCKFRPELLQCRCKAIDSQGTVEILFPDGDVRLSSDRDVDDKISQLVGHQSKLQSLRPKSDPEFYQRFKRDEHSWLAELKATFEREPGEPLPDLDNLPEEMQTYVSLLGSFFLVSPFHMITTASLNHMRSVHTGSDWNIERFRPNLMIDTLPEISGLAEQEWLGRSLVIGDVTVKLSEGAPRCGAVVRKQQGFTEDRTILRSIVRDADQNLGVYGDVVTGGTIHAGDVIYLV; from the coding sequence ATGATCGAGATCGGAACCGTCTCGTCTGTGTGGCGCTACCCAGTCAAAGGCATGGCTGGCGAATCGTTGACGAAAGCAGATATCGGATCGATGGGTGTTTCCGGGGATCGGATTCTTGCCGTTCAGGATGTCGCGCGCCAGGAGATTCAGAGCTGCAAGTTTCGCCCGGAGTTGTTGCAGTGCCGTTGCAAGGCCATTGATAGCCAGGGAACGGTCGAAATTCTCTTTCCGGATGGCGATGTCAGACTCAGCTCTGATCGCGATGTAGATGACAAAATTTCGCAACTGGTGGGCCATCAGAGCAAGCTGCAATCATTACGCCCCAAAAGTGACCCGGAGTTCTATCAGCGTTTCAAGCGCGATGAACATTCCTGGCTGGCTGAATTGAAAGCAACCTTCGAAAGAGAACCCGGCGAGCCGCTGCCGGATCTGGATAATCTGCCCGAAGAGATGCAAACCTATGTGTCGTTACTCGGGAGTTTTTTTCTGGTGTCCCCGTTTCACATGATTACTACCGCCAGCCTCAACCATATGCGATCAGTCCACACCGGCTCCGACTGGAACATAGAACGGTTTCGGCCCAACCTGATGATTGACACCTTACCGGAGATATCCGGATTAGCCGAACAGGAGTGGCTTGGCCGCTCACTGGTAATAGGTGACGTTACGGTAAAGCTCAGTGAAGGCGCCCCACGTTGCGGAGCCGTGGTGAGAAAACAACAGGGCTTTACCGAGGATAGAACCATACTGCGCAGCATTGTTCGCGATGCCGATCAGAATCTTGGCGTTTACGGTGATGTCGTTACCGGCGGCACCATCCACGCGGGCGATGTAATCTATCTGGTATAA